From the Tripterygium wilfordii isolate XIE 37 chromosome 6, ASM1340144v1, whole genome shotgun sequence genome, one window contains:
- the LOC120000823 gene encoding chromatin modification-related protein EAF1 B-like isoform X3 codes for MHGCCSGSALLVNAEVDSMGGVVDGGVGIGVKTSMPRAAVEKAQADLRQEYDIREERRRELEFLEKGGNPLDFKFRNAVSVSIQSTSLTDHPAEHLVISEAKGSFALTASPLGDSVESSGRPGVDTVYEPNSADNLLLFNGENEPLEVKRKPKHPCGRNNVAPSEHSSRTGGTKNAKEAEDSAIFRPYARRNRSRPNRDGVRSSSTDVVQSDVVHGSSLPARGLPRDVKGVSESNNQKNLIVKGISESIDQKSLNATSVSKPKLATSNGDMVSRTSNQSSSKLDGMQSAEVITRHGKGSVTDGRLNVTASVSVRDNQKDQLSDVGAQQIPATMALEEPDVVGGNESEVGVDPVCPPCPPMEKAKNETGPVQLNGFGALKGDRRSMGNEAQNSHLAFGTKVLDSESSCSQNTQSLDINNDNEVCIKRKIVNTNGISEDEKLEHEGTQNLANVEMVHGKNELDAVGSSAVVNEGHDSFYQDNTGNDSLVKVEEEMLASKFDMENAAKKTNMEGVQQKDNIVSETDVKKVGNLVGDKSNLITENLSSGIPQGSVGCFVHELPETTLSGRIFAAAPDLQTCSSNHSKLADKAREDSILEEARTIEAKRKRIAELSIGTSTSEIRRKSHWDFVLEEMAWLANDFAQERLWKMTAAAQVCRRVACTSRTRSEEHDQCSKVKKVAHTIAKAVMQFWHSAEALLKSDGPNNCKHDVAVSRKVDGDETSTYKSRELEKEAGKVLEVQRSGENIAFPVQAYAVRFLKYISSPVPSIQAEAPATPDRISDLGTMDMSWDDHLTEESLFYAVPSGAMEGYRKSIVSHVMQCEKTGNSLQEEVETSMHDAVAEFGYHESAYDEDEGETSAYYLPGPLESSKPSKSAQKKRRNIMRSYNARSYEAGADLPYGHGTVGYQHPMLLGKRPANSLNVGSIPTKRMRTASRQRVISPFGVGATGVLQATTKTDASSGDTSSYQDDQITMHGGSHIQRSMEVESGGNFEKQVLYDYAETSTKPKKKKKTKNPGSAYEHGWQLDSSLYNEQRDHSKRRMESHLMDSNGTGGLYGQHNAKKPKIIKQQLESTFDNIIPISGSTPSPVASQMSNMSNPNKFVKLIGGRDRGRKSKTLKMSAVQPGSGSPWSLFEDQALVVLVHDMGPNWELVSDAINSTLQFKCIFRKPKECKERHNILMDRSTGDGADSAEDSGTSQSYPSTLPGIPKGSARQLFQRLQGPMEEDTIKSHFEKIIMIGKKQQYRKSQNDNLEAKQIVAVHNSHVLALSHVVPNNLNGVVLTPLQLCDALNPDVLSLGYQSSHVSGLPMSNQGSVASVIPTSGANSTLQGSSGVVVGSHLSSPSGQQNASTRYGVARTSLTVDEQQRMQYSHMLGGRSMQQPNLSASGVLPGADRGVRMMPGGNGMMCGMNRSMPMSRPGFQGMPSAAMLHSSSMLSSSGVGMPSSVNMHSGAGSGQGNSMLRPHEALHMIRPGHSPEHQRPMMAPDIQMQVSQANSQGNTVLNGLSSTFSNQTSPAAGQTYPGHPQQHQMSPRQSHVISNPHHPQVQGSNHPTGPQQQAYALRLVKERQMQQRFLQQQHQHQHQHRHLATSSALMPRLQPQPRAPISSSLQNSSQIQSQTQTQPVSLPPLTPSSPMTPMTLPHQQKPNMPSHGFNRNPQTGASGLNNQTGKQRQRQPQQQQFQQSGRHHPQQRQNVQSQQQAKHLKGMGRGNMPAHQNLGVDSSHLNSLSDASGSQGVEKGEQMMHLMQGQGLYSGSSLSPVQQSKPLVTQSSNHSQSQQKLFSGPTPPLSKQVQHMPSQSDCSSQSQVPPVGSSQALTNAHQVVPAPVVTSNHQQLQGQPQLHQKQFNHSQPSAQRMLQQRVNLDPSNKSQVDQAPADQQAVNSASQMGANTTVEMPRADMDSTSVVPVVPSAVAPQWKPPETLYDSGMLNPATQVDSVGSTPLLNSDGNDPIPSISHGLVQRQLSGGLPHGHNSGAQRQLHLQQSPTPQPPSQQRYQPQEQQENSKQEQQQSPPAHMPLQQMQPLQAAQGSLYIRPTNSKLE; via the exons ATGCATGGATGTTGTTCAGGATCTGCACTTTTAGTCAATGCTGAGGTTGATTCCATGGGAGGGGTTGTTGATGGTGGAGTTGGCATTGGAGTCAAAACCTCTATGCCTCGGGCTGCCGTTGAGAAAGCCCAAGCAGATCTTAG ACAGGAATATGACATCCGCgaggaaagaagaagagaactaGAGTTTCTGGAGAAA GGTGGTAATCCATTGGACTTCAAATTCAGAAATGCAGTTTCTGTTAGTATCCAGTCAACTTCGCTCACTGATCACCCTGCTGAACATTTGGTGATCAG TGAGGCCAAAGGTAGTTTTGCACTGACTGCATCACCTCTTGGAGATTCCGTAGAGAGTAGTGGTAGACCAGGGGTTGATACTGTTTATGAACCGAATAGTGCTGATAATCTCTTACTTTTTAATGGTGAAAATGAGCCACTTGAAGTTAAAAGGAAGCCAAAACACCCTTGTGGAAGAAATAATGTTGCTCCATCAGAACACTCTTCCCGGACGGGTGGGACAAAAAATGCCAAAGAAGCAGAAGATTCTGCAATTTTTCGCCCATATGCTCGAAGGAACAGGTCCAGGCCAAATCGTGACGGTGTTCGATCAAGCTCCACTGACGTGGTTCAGAGTGATGTTGTCCACGGATCTTCCTTGCCTGCTCGCGGGTTGCCCAGGGATGTAAAGGGGGTATCTGAATCAAACAACCAGAAGAACCTGATTGTAAAGGGGATATCTGAATCTATCGACCAGAAGAGCCTGAATGCAACTtctgtttctaagccaaaacttGCAACTTCAAATGGTGATATGGTTTCCAGAACCAGTAACCAGTCAAGTTCAAAGTTGGATGGCATGCAGTCTGCAGAAGTGATTACCAGGCATGGCAAAGGGAGTGTGACTGACGGTAGGTTGAATGTTACAGCATCCGTAAGTGTGAGGGATAACCAAAAAGATCAACTTTCAGATGTTGGTGCTCAGCAAATTCCTGCTACTATGGCTTTGGAGGAACCTGATGTCGTTGGAGGAAATGAATCGGAAGTTGGAGTAGATCCTGTATGCCCACCTTGTCCTCCTATGGAAAAGGCTAAGAATGAAACTGGTCCAGTTCAGCTGAATGGATTTGGTGCCTTAAAAGGAGACAGGAGAAGCATGGGAAATGAAGCCCAAAACAGCCATCTAGCATTCGGAACAAAAGTATTAGATTCAGAGTCTTCCTGTTCACAAAACACCCAAAGCTTAGATATAAATAATGATAATGAAGTTTGCATTAAGAGAAAAATTGTCAATACAAATGGAATTTctgaagatgaaaaacttgAACATGAAGGAACACAGAATTTAGCCAATGTTGAAATGGTGCATGGGAAGAATGAGTTGGATGCTGTTGGAAGCAGTGCTGTCGTTAATGAAGGCCATGATTCTTTTTATCAAGACAATACAGGAAATGATTCTCTAGTCAAAGTCGAGGAAGAAATGCTTGCAAGTAAATTTGACATGGAAAATGCGGCAAAGAAAACCAACATGGAGGGAGTGCAACAAAAGGACAATATTGTATCGGAGACTGATGTAAAAAAAGTGGGTAACTTAGTGGGTGATAAGTCCAACCTCATCACAGAAAACCTTAGCAGCGGAATTCCTCAGGGCTCGGTAGGTTGCTTTGTCCACGAGCTTCCTGAGACTACTTTGTCAGGAAGAATTTTCGCTGCTGCCCCTGACCTTCAAACATGTTCTAGCAACCACTCAAAATTGGCAGACAAGGCTCGCGAAGATTCGATTTTAGAAGAGGCGAGAACTATAGAG GCAAAACGCAAGAGGATTGCGGAGTTGTCTATTGGTACCTCGACTTCGGAGATTCGCCGAAAGTCTCACTGGGATTTCGTCCTCGAGGAGATGGCATGGCTGGCAAACGATTTTGCACAG GAGCGTCTTTGGAAGATGACTGCTGCTGCTCAAGTTTGTCGTCGGGTTGCTTGCACTTCTCGAACGAGGTCTGAAGAGCATGATCAATGTTCAAAGGTTAAAAAGGTTGCGCACACCATAGCAAAGGCTGTCATGCAGTTCTGGCATTCAGCAGAGGCACTTCTTAAAAGTGATGGTCCAAATAACTGCAAGCATGACGTGGCTGTATCAAGGAAAGTTGATGGGGATGAAACTTCCACGTACAAGAGTAGAGAACTTGAGAAG GAGGCAGGGAAAGTGTTAGAGGTACAACGTTCTGGAGAAAATATTGCGTTTCCAGTTCAGGCATATGCAGTAAGATTTTTGAAATATATCAGCTCTCCTGTGCCTTCTATCCAAGCCGAAGCACCAGCAACTCCTGACAGGATATCGGATTTAGGCACTATGGATATGTCATGGGATGACCATCTCACGGAA GAAAGCCTCTTCTATGCAGTTCCATCTGGTGCTATGGAAGGTTATAGAAAATCTATTGTTTCTCATGTGATGCAGTGTGAG AAAACTGGCAATAGCTTGCAAGAGGAAGTTGAGACATCTATGCATGATGCTGTAGCAG AATTTGGATATCATGAGAGTGCATATGATGAGGATGAAGGAGAGACAAGTGCATATTATTTGCCTGGACCTCTTGAAAGTAGCAAGCCATCAAAATCTGCTCAAAAGAAACGAAGGAACATAATGAGGTCATATAATGCACGATCATATGAGGCTGGAGCTGATTTGCCATATGGACACGGCACAGTTGGATACCAACATCCTATGTTGTTGGGCAAAAGGCCTGCAAATAGTCTAAACGTTGGTTCAATCCCAACAAAGCGCATGCGTACTGCTTCCAGACAGAGGGTTATAAGTCCTTTTGGTGTTGGGGCTACTGGGGTTCTGCAGGCTACGACGAAGACAGATGCTTCAAGCGGGGATACTAGTTCTTATCAGGATGACCAGATCACTATGCATGGTGGATCCCATATCCAGAGAAGTATGGAAGTTGAGTCTGGTGGGAATTTTGAAAAGCAAGTGCTGTATGACTATGCAGAGACATCAACAAAacctaaaaagaagaaaaagacaaagaacCCG GGTTCTGCCTATGAGCACGGTTGGCAACTGGATTCATCGCTTTATAATGAACAG AGGGATCATTCTAAAAGAAGAATGGAGAGTCATCTTATGGATTCAAATGGAACTGGTG GCTTGTATGGGCAACATAATGCAAAAAAACCAAAGATAATAAAGCAACAGCTGGAGAGCACCTTTGACAACATCATTCCAATATCTGGATCTACTCCTTCTCCTGTGGCATCCCAGATGAGTAATATGTCCAACCCAAATAAGTTCGTTAAGTTGATTGGTGGCCGCGATAGGGGCCGAAAATCTAAAACACTGAAG ATGTCAGCTGTGCAGCCTGGTTCTGGAAGTCCATGGTCCTTATTTGAAGACCAG GCTCTTGTTGTCCTTGTGCACGATATGGGCCCAAATTGGGAGCTTGTAAGTGATGCCATCAACAGCACCCTTCAATTTAAG TGTATATTCCGCAAACCCAAAGAATGCAAGGAACGTCATAATATTTTAATGGATAGGAGTACTGGAGATGGGGCTGACAGTGCAGAAGATTCTGGCACTTCTCAGTCATATCCATCTACATTGCCTGGCATTCCAAAG GGTAGTGCCAGGCAGTTGTTTCAACGTTTGCAAGGCCCAATGGAAGAAGACACTATaaagtctcattttgaaaaaattatcatGATTGGGAAGAAGCAGCAATACCGGAAGAGTCAG AATGATAATCTGGAAGCAAAACAGATCGTAGCTGTCCACAATTCGCATGTTCTTGCCCTTTCCCATGTTGTCCCGAATAACCTAAATGGAGTTGTTCTAAC GCCCCTCCAGCTATGTGATGCATTGAACCCAGATGTTCTTTCCCTTGGCTATCAAAGCTCTCATGTTAGTGGTTTACCAATGTCAAATCAAGGTTCTGTGGCATCAGTAATTCCTACCTCTGGAGCAAATTCGACATTACAAGGGTCTTCTGGTGTGGTTGTAGGCAGTCACCTGTCATCCCCATCTGGTCAACAGAATGCATCTACCAG ATACGGGGTTGCAAGAACATCTTTAACAGTTGATGAGCAGCAGAGAATGCAATACAGTCATATGTTAGGTGGTAGAAGCATGCAGCAGCCGAACTTGTCTGCTTCAGGGGTCCTTCCTGGAGCTGATCGTGGGGTTCGTATGATGCCTGGTGGAAATGGCATGATGTGTGGGATGAATAGAAGCATGCCAATGTCAAGGCCAGGGTTTCAAGGAATGCCGTCAGCAGCGATGCTGCACTCTAGTAGTATGCTTTCTTCTAGTGGGGTTGGCATGCCAAGCTCTGTAAATATGCACTCTGGGGCTGGTTCTGGTCAAGGAAACTCGATGCTGAGACCTCATGAAGCTTTGCATATGATAAGG CCTGGCCATAGTCCAGAGCATCAGAGACCGATGATGGCACCAGATATACAGATGCAAGTTTCTCAAGCGAACAGCCAAGGAAATACTGTTTTAAATGGGTTGAGTTCTACATTCTCTAACCAGACATCCCCTGCAGCAGGTCAGACATATCCAGGCCATCCCCAGCAGCATCAAATGTCTCCACGACAGTCGCATGTTATCAGCAACCCTCATCATCCTCAAGTTCAAGGCTCAAATCATCCTACGGGACCACAGCAACAAGCTTATGCACTCCGCCTTGTGAAAGAGAGGCAAATGCAGCAGCGGTTTCTGCAACAGCAGCATCAGCATCAGCATCAGCATCGTCATCTTGCTACATCTAGTGCTTTGATGCCTCGTCTTCAGCCTCAGCCCCGAGCTCCAATTTCATCTTCTCTACAAAATAGTTCACAGattcaatcacaaactcaaacTCAGCCAGTATCGCTGCCCCCACTTACACCATCTTCACCTATGACTCCCATGACATTGCCACACCAGCAGAAACCAAACATGCCATCTCATGGGTTCAACAGAAATCCTCAGACCGGTGCAAGTGGATTGAATAATCAGACGGGGAAGCAGCGGCAACGACAACCACAGCAGCAGCAGTTTCAACAGTCTGGCAGGCATCACCCTCAACAAAGGCAAAATGTGCAGTCTCAGCAGCAGGCTAAACATTTGAAGGGAATGGGAAGGGGTAATATGCCGGCCCATCAGAACCTTGGCGTTGATTCTTCTCATTTGAACAGTCTTTCTGACGCTTCTGGAAGCCAAGGTGTGGAGAAAGGAGAGCAGATGATGCACTTGATGCAAGGTCAAGGCTTATACTCTGGATCTAGCTTAAGCCCAGTTCAACAGTCTAAACCATTAGTCACTCAATCCTCAAACCATTCTCAGTCTCAGCAAAAACTCTTTTCTGGCCCAACACCCCCTTTATCAAAGCAGGTTCAGCATATGCCTTCTCAGTCTGATTGCAGCTCTCAAAGCCAAGTTCCACCTGTTGGTTCTAGTCAGGCGCTAACAAATGCGCATCAAGTTGTTCCGGCTCCAGTTGTGACTTCCAACCATCAACAGCTACAGGGGCAGCCACAGTTGCACCAAAAGCAGTTTAATCATAGTCAGCCATCGGCTCAAAGAATGCTTCAACAGAGGGTGAATCTGGACCCGTCAAACAAATCTCAAGTTGACCAAGCTCCAGCTGACCAGCAGGCAGTGAACAGTGCTTCCCAGATGGGTGCAAATACAACTGTGGAGATGCCTCGGGCCGATATGGATTCCACTAGTGTAGTACCAGTTGTGCCTTCTGCCGTTGCTCCTCAGTGGAAACCACCTGAGACATTGTATGATTCTGGTATGCTGAATCCTGCTACTCAAGTGGATTCTGTTGGGAGCACGCCTCTCTTAAATTCAGATGGGAATGATCCAATTCCTTCTATCAGCCATGGTTTAGTCCAGAGGCAGTTATCGGGGGGCTTGCCTCATGGGCATAATTCGGGGGCTCAGCGGCAGTTGCATCTGCAACAATCACCAACACCACAACCTCCATCTCAACAACGATACCAACCACAAGAGCAGCAGGAAAATTCCAAACAAGAGCAACAGCAATCACCGCCAGCACATATGCCACTGCAGCAAATGCAACCTTTGCAAGCAGCACAAGGCAGTTTGTATATCAGGCCCACGAATTCTAAGCTGGAATGA